One window from the genome of Actinoplanes teichomyceticus ATCC 31121 encodes:
- a CDS encoding ATP-grasp domain-containing protein codes for MAADARIALVTCAAFPDLWDDDHPLRDALLARGLAVDVVRWDDTDADWSRYDLTVIRSPWDYVPRREQFVAWAHSVPRLANPGDIIAWNTDKRYLAELAAAGVPVIPTDFVGPGETWTPPAEGEWVVKPTVSAGSQDTARYRLPAQAAEAAAHVARLTGAGRTAMIQPYLTAVDTAGETAVLCLPDASGELTFSHGIRKGPMLRRTGEHTIDPGSEDISPRTPSEAELAVARRALSAVPGGAKRLLYARVDVIPGPDGAPQLVELELTEPSLFLREGPGAAERLADAILARV; via the coding sequence ATGGCCGCCGACGCCCGTATCGCCCTGGTCACCTGCGCGGCCTTCCCCGACCTCTGGGACGACGACCACCCGCTGCGCGACGCGCTGCTCGCGCGTGGGCTGGCCGTCGACGTGGTGCGCTGGGACGACACGGACGCCGACTGGTCCCGGTACGACCTCACCGTGATCCGCTCGCCGTGGGACTACGTCCCCCGCCGCGAGCAGTTCGTCGCCTGGGCGCACAGCGTGCCCCGGCTGGCCAACCCGGGCGACATCATCGCCTGGAACACCGACAAGCGTTACCTCGCCGAACTCGCCGCGGCCGGCGTCCCGGTCATCCCGACCGACTTCGTCGGCCCCGGCGAGACCTGGACCCCGCCCGCGGAGGGCGAGTGGGTGGTCAAGCCCACCGTCTCCGCCGGCAGCCAGGACACCGCCCGCTACCGGCTGCCCGCCCAGGCCGCCGAGGCCGCGGCCCACGTGGCCCGGCTCACCGGCGCCGGCCGGACCGCGATGATCCAGCCGTACCTGACCGCCGTCGACACCGCCGGTGAGACCGCGGTGCTGTGCCTGCCCGACGCGAGCGGCGAACTGACGTTCAGCCACGGCATCCGCAAGGGCCCGATGCTGCGGCGGACCGGCGAGCACACGATCGACCCCGGCAGCGAGGACATCAGCCCGCGCACACCGTCCGAGGCCGAGCTGGCCGTCGCCCGCCGGGCGCTGTCCGCCGTCCCGGGCGGCGCGAAACGCCTCCTCTACGCCCGGGTCGACGTGATCCCGGGCCCGGACGGCGCGCCGCAGCTCGTCGAGTTGGAGCTGACCGAGCCGTCGCTGTTCCTGCGTGAGGGGCCGGGCGCCGCGGAGCGTCTCGCCGACGCGATCCTCGCCCGGGTCTGA
- a CDS encoding Rieske (2Fe-2S) protein, whose translation MTFENVGPASDIAKGTVLQVEIDGVEIAVVHADDDNYYAVRDECSHASVALSEGEVDGCTLECWLHGSRFDLRTGEPSGPPAIDPVAVYPVEIRDGDIYVSTTPSNGVEP comes from the coding sequence GTGACGTTCGAGAACGTCGGACCGGCGTCCGACATCGCGAAGGGCACCGTGCTCCAGGTGGAGATCGACGGGGTCGAGATCGCGGTCGTGCACGCCGACGACGACAACTACTACGCGGTCCGCGACGAGTGCAGCCACGCCTCGGTGGCGCTCTCCGAGGGCGAGGTGGACGGCTGCACGCTGGAGTGCTGGCTGCACGGCTCCCGCTTCGACCTGCGTACCGGCGAGCCCTCCGGACCGCCCGCCATCGACCCGGTGGCGGTCTACCCCGTCGAGATCCGCGACGGAGACATCTACGTTTCGACGACCCCGAGCAATGGAGTAGAGCCGTGA
- a CDS encoding COX15/CtaA family protein, which translates to MKFEPLFRPFAAALRPLALASLIANVVLIVTGAAVRLTDSGLGCPTWPKCTDASYTTTAAMGVHGMIEFGNRLLTFVLAGLAIACFLGALAQPRRRSLVRLSIAVGLGIPMQGVVGGITVLTNLNPWVVGLHFLLSVALITVAYAFWRRIDEGDGAPRSLVPAPLRALGRLTALASLAVVAVGVVVTGSGPHSGDRGAKRNGLDPAAVSQVHADLVFLLIGLSLAIWFALRAVAAPAAAIRAAGMLVVIELAQGLIGFVQYFTHLPVVLVAAHMLGAGVVWWATLAVLWSLRERPARTAPEPAATTPLPAGEPVPAA; encoded by the coding sequence GTGAAGTTCGAGCCGCTGTTCCGCCCGTTCGCCGCCGCGCTGCGCCCGCTCGCGCTGGCGTCACTGATCGCGAACGTCGTCCTGATCGTCACCGGCGCGGCGGTCCGGCTCACCGACTCCGGCCTGGGCTGCCCCACCTGGCCCAAATGCACCGACGCGTCGTACACGACGACCGCCGCGATGGGCGTGCACGGCATGATCGAGTTCGGCAACCGGCTGCTCACCTTCGTGCTCGCCGGGCTCGCCATCGCCTGCTTCCTCGGAGCGCTCGCCCAGCCACGCCGCAGGTCGCTGGTCCGGCTCTCGATCGCGGTCGGCCTCGGCATCCCGATGCAGGGCGTGGTCGGCGGCATCACCGTGCTGACCAACCTGAACCCGTGGGTGGTCGGGCTGCACTTCCTGCTCTCCGTCGCGCTGATCACCGTGGCGTACGCGTTCTGGCGCCGGATCGACGAGGGCGACGGTGCGCCGCGCTCCCTGGTCCCCGCCCCCCTCCGCGCCCTGGGCCGGCTGACCGCGCTGGCCAGCCTCGCCGTGGTCGCGGTCGGCGTGGTGGTCACCGGCAGCGGGCCGCACTCCGGCGACCGGGGCGCCAAGCGCAACGGCCTGGACCCGGCCGCCGTCAGCCAGGTCCACGCCGACCTGGTCTTCCTGCTGATCGGCCTGTCCTTGGCGATCTGGTTCGCACTGCGCGCGGTCGCCGCCCCGGCCGCCGCGATCCGCGCCGCCGGGATGCTCGTGGTGATCGAGCTGGCGCAGGGGCTGATCGGCTTCGTGCAGTACTTCACCCACCTCCCGGTGGTCCTGGTCGCCGCGCACATGCTCGGCGCCGGCGTGGTGTGGTGGGCGACGCTCGCCGTCCTGTGGTCGCTGCGTGAGCGCCCCGCCCGAACCGCGCCCGAACCGGCCGCCACCACCCCGCTCCCGGCCGGCGAGCCCGTCCCGGCCGCCTGA
- the sufB gene encoding Fe-S cluster assembly protein SufB, producing MTDQIVTQEEHLAALGKYEYGWADADIAGAAATRGLSEAVVRDISAKKNEPQWMLDLRLKGLRLFDRKPMPSWGADLTGIDFQNIKYFVRSTEKQAATWDDLPADIKNTYDKLGIPEAEKQRLVSGVAAQYESEVVYHKIREDLEEQGVIFLDTDTALKEHEDIFKEYFGTVIPVGDNKFAALNTSVWSGGSFIYVPKGVHVDIPLQAYFRINTENMGQFERTLIIVDEGAYVHYVEGCTAPIYSSDSLHSAVVEIIVKKNARCRYTTIQNWSNNVYNLVTKRATCEEGATMEWIDGNIGSKVTMKYPAVYMTGPHAKGEVLSIAMAGEGQHQDSGAKMVHAAPYTSSTIVSKSIARGGGRTSYRGLVQVLEGSSHSKSTVKCDALLVDTISRSDTYPYVDIREDDVNMGHEATVSKVSEDQLFYLMSRGLTEDEAMAMIVRGFIEPIAKELPMEYALELNRLIELQMEGAVG from the coding sequence ATGACTGACCAGATCGTCACTCAGGAAGAGCACCTCGCCGCTCTTGGAAAGTACGAGTACGGCTGGGCCGACGCCGACATCGCGGGCGCCGCCGCCACGCGTGGCCTGTCCGAGGCCGTGGTGCGCGACATCTCCGCGAAGAAGAACGAGCCGCAGTGGATGCTCGACCTGCGGCTCAAGGGTCTGCGCCTGTTCGACCGCAAGCCGATGCCGTCCTGGGGCGCCGACCTCACCGGCATCGACTTCCAGAACATCAAGTACTTCGTGCGCTCCACCGAGAAGCAGGCCGCCACGTGGGACGACCTGCCCGCGGACATCAAGAACACCTACGACAAGCTGGGCATCCCGGAGGCCGAGAAGCAGCGGCTCGTCTCCGGTGTCGCCGCGCAGTACGAGTCCGAGGTCGTGTACCACAAGATCCGTGAGGACCTCGAGGAGCAGGGTGTCATCTTCCTCGACACCGACACCGCCCTCAAGGAGCACGAGGACATCTTCAAGGAGTACTTCGGCACCGTGATCCCGGTCGGCGACAACAAGTTCGCCGCCCTGAACACGAGCGTCTGGTCCGGCGGCTCGTTCATCTACGTGCCGAAGGGCGTGCACGTCGACATCCCGCTGCAGGCCTACTTCCGGATCAACACCGAGAACATGGGCCAGTTCGAGCGGACCCTGATCATCGTCGACGAGGGCGCGTACGTGCACTACGTCGAGGGCTGCACCGCGCCGATCTACTCGTCCGACTCGCTGCACTCCGCGGTCGTCGAGATCATCGTGAAGAAGAACGCCCGCTGCCGGTACACCACCATCCAGAACTGGTCGAACAACGTCTACAACCTGGTCACCAAGCGCGCCACCTGCGAGGAGGGCGCGACCATGGAGTGGATCGACGGCAACATCGGCTCCAAGGTCACGATGAAGTACCCGGCCGTCTACATGACCGGCCCGCACGCCAAGGGCGAGGTGCTCTCCATCGCGATGGCCGGTGAGGGTCAGCACCAGGACTCCGGCGCCAAGATGGTGCACGCCGCGCCGTACACCTCCTCGACGATCGTGTCGAAGTCGATCGCCCGGGGCGGCGGCCGCACCTCGTACCGCGGCCTGGTGCAGGTGCTGGAGGGCTCGTCGCACTCGAAGAGCACGGTCAAGTGCGACGCGCTGCTGGTCGACACGATCTCCCGCTCGGACACGTACCCGTACGTCGACATCCGTGAGGACGACGTGAACATGGGGCACGAGGCGACCGTCTCCAAGGTCAGCGAGGACCAGCTCTTCTACCTGATGAGCCGGGGCCTGACCGAGGACGAGGCGATGGCGATGATCGTGCGTGGCTTCATCGAGCCGATCGCCAAGGAGCTCCCGATGGAGTACGCCCTGGAGCTGAACCGCCTCATCGAGCTGCAGATGGAGGGCGCGGTCGGCTGA
- a CDS encoding helix-turn-helix transcriptional regulator — translation MKNEVLARSGAVASATASDGRTRDRVARLLLERGAATAAELGAQLGLSPAAIRKHLDAMLADELVETREVRRTGPRGRGRPAKAFVLTAAARESFPHHYDGIASAALRWIATHGGPGAVTAFAESQVEALEERLRTAMLSAGADPLARAEALADALTAEGYAASATTIASGGQLCQHHCPVAHVAAEFPQLCDAETEVISRLVGTHVQRLATIAHGDGVCTTHIPAPQCAPAANTVRTDR, via the coding sequence GTGAAAAACGAGGTGCTGGCCAGGAGCGGTGCGGTGGCGTCGGCCACCGCGTCGGACGGCCGCACCCGTGACCGGGTCGCCCGGCTGCTGCTGGAGCGCGGCGCGGCCACCGCGGCCGAGCTCGGCGCCCAGCTCGGGCTGAGCCCCGCGGCGATCCGCAAACACCTGGACGCGATGCTGGCCGACGAGCTGGTCGAGACCCGCGAGGTGCGCCGCACCGGCCCGCGCGGCCGGGGGCGGCCCGCCAAGGCGTTCGTGCTCACCGCCGCGGCCCGGGAGAGCTTCCCGCACCACTACGACGGCATCGCCTCGGCCGCCCTGCGCTGGATCGCCACGCACGGCGGCCCCGGCGCGGTGACCGCTTTCGCCGAGTCCCAGGTCGAGGCCCTGGAGGAGCGTCTGCGCACGGCGATGCTGTCGGCCGGCGCCGATCCGCTCGCCCGGGCGGAGGCGCTCGCCGATGCGTTGACCGCGGAAGGTTACGCTGCCAGCGCGACCACGATCGCGTCCGGCGGACAGTTGTGCCAGCACCACTGCCCGGTGGCCCACGTGGCTGCCGAGTTCCCTCAGCTGTGCGACGCCGAGACCGAGGTCATCTCCCGGCTCGTCGGCACCCACGTGCAGCGCCTCGCCACCATCGCGCACGGCGACGGGGTGTGCACCACGCACATCCCCGCCCCGCAGTGCGCACCCGCCGCAAACACGGTTAGGACAGATAGATGA
- the sufD gene encoding Fe-S cluster assembly protein SufD, with amino-acid sequence MTTEAIAPPSTKSQVLRSFDVADFPALNGLEEEWRFTPLKRLRELVKATSLSGTAPSVEHAGLPAGVTVSSVDDADPVLIPFDRISALAHGSAAGVTLIEVAAEAEPAEAAVIRLVGKGGEAAAARTVVRVGNFAKATVVLEQTGTVTLADNIEVVLGDSAQLTFVTLAEWDRDAVQAQHVKFRVGKDARVQHVQVTLGGDLVRQFTSVEYTGRGGDAELFGLYFADAGQHHEHRQLVDHSVPDCRSYVGYRGALQGSSAHTVWVGDVLIRAAATGTDTYEINRNLVLTDGARADSVPNLEIETGEVAGAGHASATGRFDDEQLFYLMARGIPEAEARKLVVRGFFAELINKIPVEELRERLGDAIEARLAEVGQ; translated from the coding sequence ATGACTACCGAGGCCATCGCCCCGCCGAGCACCAAGTCGCAGGTGCTGCGCTCCTTCGACGTCGCCGACTTCCCGGCCCTCAACGGCCTGGAGGAGGAGTGGCGTTTCACCCCGCTCAAGCGCCTGCGTGAGCTGGTCAAGGCCACCTCGCTGTCCGGCACCGCCCCGTCGGTGGAGCACGCCGGCCTGCCCGCCGGGGTGACGGTCTCGTCCGTGGACGACGCCGACCCGGTGCTGATCCCGTTCGACCGGATCAGCGCGCTGGCCCACGGCTCGGCCGCCGGGGTGACCCTGATCGAGGTGGCGGCCGAGGCCGAGCCGGCCGAGGCGGCCGTGATCCGGCTGGTCGGCAAGGGCGGCGAGGCCGCGGCCGCGCGCACCGTGGTCCGGGTCGGCAACTTCGCCAAGGCGACCGTCGTGCTGGAGCAGACCGGCACGGTCACCCTGGCCGACAACATCGAGGTGGTGCTCGGCGACAGCGCCCAGCTCACCTTCGTCACGCTCGCCGAGTGGGACCGCGACGCGGTGCAGGCCCAGCACGTGAAGTTCCGGGTCGGCAAGGACGCGCGCGTCCAGCACGTGCAGGTGACCCTGGGCGGCGACCTGGTCCGCCAGTTCACCAGCGTGGAGTACACCGGGCGTGGCGGCGACGCCGAGCTGTTCGGCCTGTACTTCGCCGACGCCGGCCAGCACCACGAGCACCGTCAGCTGGTCGACCACAGCGTGCCGGACTGCCGCAGCTACGTCGGTTACCGCGGCGCGCTGCAGGGCTCGTCGGCGCACACCGTCTGGGTCGGCGACGTGCTGATCCGGGCGGCGGCGACCGGCACCGACACGTACGAGATCAACCGGAACCTGGTGCTGACCGACGGCGCCCGCGCCGACTCGGTGCCGAACCTGGAGATCGAGACCGGTGAGGTCGCCGGCGCCGGGCACGCCAGCGCCACCGGCCGGTTCGACGACGAGCAGCTGTTCTACCTGATGGCGCGCGGCATCCCGGAGGCGGAGGCGCGCAAGCTGGTGGTCCGCGGCTTCTTCGCCGAGCTGATCAACAAGATCCCGGTCGAGGAGCTGCGCGAGCGGCTCGGCGACGCGATCGAGGCCCGCCTGGCCGAGGTGGGACAGTGA
- a CDS encoding heme o synthase, whose product MSMITERSVQRRSPGVVEPAPRVETRRDRMAVFRAYLALTKPAIVELLLVTTVPTMMLAAGGWPDLVTFFAVLVGGALAGGAASALNCYIDRDIDQLMKRTKRRPLPTHQISPRAVLIFGLTLAVVSVALMAALTNWLATALTAFSIFYYDVIYTLWLKRRTPANTFWGGVCGAAPVVIGWAAVTGSIAPMGWALFAVVFFWQMPHFYALAVKYKDDYARAGIPMLPVVRSAARVNFEILLYTVLTVGSSLIAWPLGRELGLGWIYGVAAVLTGALFLGESVRLVYQTRHGGLVKPMRLFQLSITYLTLLFMAIAVDALI is encoded by the coding sequence GTGAGCATGATCACCGAGCGTTCCGTCCAACGACGGTCGCCCGGCGTGGTGGAGCCTGCGCCACGCGTCGAGACCCGACGTGACCGGATGGCGGTGTTCCGGGCGTACCTCGCGCTGACCAAGCCGGCCATCGTCGAGCTGCTGCTGGTCACCACGGTGCCGACGATGATGCTGGCCGCCGGTGGCTGGCCGGACCTGGTCACCTTCTTCGCGGTGCTGGTCGGCGGCGCGCTGGCCGGCGGCGCCGCGAGCGCGCTGAACTGCTACATCGACCGGGACATCGACCAGTTGATGAAGCGGACCAAGCGGCGCCCGCTGCCCACCCACCAGATCAGCCCGCGCGCGGTGCTGATCTTCGGGTTGACGCTCGCCGTCGTGTCGGTGGCGCTGATGGCGGCGCTGACCAACTGGCTGGCGACCGCGCTCACCGCGTTCTCGATCTTCTACTACGACGTGATCTACACGCTCTGGCTGAAGCGGCGCACCCCGGCGAACACCTTCTGGGGCGGTGTCTGCGGCGCGGCGCCGGTGGTCATCGGCTGGGCCGCGGTGACCGGATCGATCGCCCCGATGGGCTGGGCGCTTTTCGCAGTTGTCTTCTTCTGGCAGATGCCGCATTTCTACGCGCTCGCCGTGAAGTACAAGGACGACTACGCCCGGGCCGGCATCCCGATGCTGCCGGTGGTGCGCTCCGCCGCCCGGGTGAACTTCGAGATCCTGCTCTACACCGTGCTCACCGTCGGCTCCTCGCTGATCGCCTGGCCGCTGGGCCGGGAGCTCGGGCTCGGCTGGATCTACGGCGTCGCGGCGGTCCTCACCGGCGCGCTGTTCCTCGGTGAGTCGGTGCGGCTGGTCTACCAGACCCGCCACGGCGGGCTGGTGAAGCCGATGCGCCTGTTCCAGCTGTCGATCACGTACCTGACGCTGCTGTTCATGGCGATCGCGGTGGACGCGTTGATCTGA
- the sufC gene encoding Fe-S cluster assembly ATPase SufC codes for MSTLEIRDLQVSVKLPDGELKPILAGVDLTVKSGETHAIMGPNGSGKSTLAYSIAGHPKYEITGGSVTLDGQDVLELSVDERARAGLFLAMQYPVEVPGVSVANFLRTAKTAIDGAAPKLRTWAGELRGAMEKLQMDPSFAQRNVNEGFSGGEKKRHEIMQLELLKPKMAILDETDSGLDIDALRIVSEGVNRVRATGETGFLLITHYTRILRYIKPDFVHVFVGGRIVEEGGPELAEQLEAEGYEKFLTRA; via the coding sequence GTGAGCACCCTGGAGATCCGCGACCTGCAGGTTTCGGTGAAGCTGCCGGATGGCGAGCTGAAGCCGATCCTGGCCGGGGTCGACCTGACCGTGAAGTCGGGCGAGACCCACGCCATCATGGGCCCGAACGGCTCCGGCAAGTCGACGCTGGCCTACTCCATCGCCGGCCACCCGAAGTACGAGATCACCGGCGGCTCGGTGACCCTGGACGGCCAGGACGTGCTCGAACTGAGCGTGGACGAGCGGGCCCGGGCCGGCCTCTTCCTGGCCATGCAGTACCCGGTGGAGGTGCCCGGCGTCTCGGTGGCCAACTTCCTGCGTACCGCGAAGACCGCGATCGACGGCGCGGCGCCGAAGCTGCGCACCTGGGCCGGCGAGCTGCGCGGCGCGATGGAGAAGCTGCAGATGGACCCGTCCTTCGCGCAGCGCAACGTGAACGAGGGCTTCTCCGGCGGTGAGAAGAAGCGTCACGAGATCATGCAGCTGGAGCTGCTCAAGCCGAAGATGGCGATCCTCGACGAGACCGACTCGGGCCTGGACATCGACGCGCTGCGGATCGTCAGCGAGGGCGTCAACCGGGTGCGCGCCACCGGCGAGACCGGCTTCCTGCTGATCACCCACTACACCCGGATCCTGCGCTACATCAAGCCGGACTTCGTGCACGTCTTCGTCGGTGGCCGGATCGTCGAGGAGGGCGGTCCGGAGCTGGCCGAGCAGCTCGAGGCCGAAGGCTACGAGAAGTTCCTGACCCGCGCCTAG
- a CDS encoding maleylpyruvate isomerase family mycothiol-dependent enzyme produces the protein MTPTPPFPELVTLIEERSAALREAAVRAPDPAARVPGCADWSLRDLVAHLGEVQRFWAVVVTEADPSGPPSRERHGSTVPQSDLLQWSAESTRMLGAALRAAGPQSPCWAWWPETAAPHTAGAVARHQVQEAAVHAYDALDALGEPEPLPAAVAVDGVSEFLGTALGSLGAWPHRPARVMYRAIEGPSWTVDLSPSGATADPAASGAPVTTVHGTASDLVLLLHRRIPLDAVRIDGDREVAAQLREWTGTG, from the coding sequence ATGACTCCGACTCCGCCCTTCCCCGAGCTGGTCACCCTGATCGAGGAACGGTCCGCGGCCCTGCGGGAGGCCGCCGTGCGGGCGCCCGATCCGGCCGCCCGGGTGCCCGGCTGCGCTGACTGGTCGCTGCGTGACCTGGTCGCCCATCTCGGCGAGGTGCAACGTTTCTGGGCGGTCGTGGTGACCGAGGCCGACCCGTCCGGGCCGCCGTCGCGGGAACGGCACGGCAGCACCGTCCCGCAGAGCGACCTGCTGCAGTGGTCCGCGGAGTCGACCCGGATGCTCGGCGCCGCGCTGCGCGCGGCCGGCCCGCAGTCGCCGTGCTGGGCGTGGTGGCCGGAGACGGCGGCGCCGCACACCGCCGGCGCGGTGGCCCGGCACCAGGTGCAGGAGGCGGCGGTGCACGCGTACGACGCCCTGGACGCCCTGGGCGAACCCGAGCCGCTGCCGGCCGCGGTGGCGGTCGACGGGGTGAGCGAGTTCCTCGGCACGGCCCTCGGCTCGCTCGGGGCGTGGCCGCACCGCCCGGCCCGGGTGATGTACCGGGCGATCGAGGGGCCGTCCTGGACGGTGGACCTCTCGCCCAGCGGCGCCACCGCCGACCCGGCGGCCAGCGGCGCGCCGGTCACCACCGTCCACGGCACGGCCAGCGACCTGGTGTTGCTGCTGCACCGCCGGATCCCGCTGGACGCCGTCCGCATCGACGGCGACCGCGAGGTGGCCGCGCAGCTGCGCGAGTGGACCGGCACCGGTTGA
- a CDS encoding cysteine desulfurase, which translates to MSYDVARVRKDFPIFEREVNGHPLVYLDSANTSQKPVQVLDVMRAHQEKHNGNVSRSVHTLGTESTEMYEAARARIATFIGAGRPDEVVFTKNSTEAINLVAHAAGQLLALGPGDEIVISEMEHHSNLVPWQLLCERTGATLRWFGITDEGRLDESRLDELVNERTKLVSVVHMSNVLGTINDVSALVARARQVGALVMLDCSQSVPHLPVDVRALGADFIAFTGHKMLGPTGIGVLWGRYELLERMPPFLAGGSMIETVTMAGTTYAAPPARFEAGTPPITEAIGLGAAVDYLTGLGMANIHRHEQEITRYALEQLSAVPGVRIYGPAKPEGRGGTVSFGVDGVHPHDVGQVLDALGVEVRVGHHCARPVCARFAVPAMTRASFYLYTTTDEIDALARGLDQVRKVFG; encoded by the coding sequence GTGAGCTACGACGTCGCACGGGTGCGCAAGGACTTCCCGATTTTCGAGCGGGAGGTGAACGGCCACCCGCTGGTCTATCTGGACAGCGCCAACACCTCGCAGAAGCCGGTGCAGGTGCTCGACGTCATGCGTGCGCACCAGGAGAAACACAACGGGAACGTGTCGCGCTCGGTGCACACCCTGGGCACCGAGTCGACCGAGATGTACGAGGCCGCCCGCGCCCGGATCGCCACGTTCATCGGCGCGGGCCGCCCGGACGAGGTGGTCTTCACCAAGAACTCCACCGAGGCGATCAACCTGGTCGCGCACGCCGCCGGACAGCTGCTCGCGCTCGGCCCGGGCGACGAGATCGTGATCTCCGAGATGGAGCACCACTCCAACCTGGTGCCCTGGCAGCTGCTGTGCGAGCGGACCGGCGCCACGTTGCGCTGGTTCGGCATCACCGACGAGGGACGGCTCGACGAGTCGCGGCTCGACGAGCTGGTCAACGAGCGCACCAAGCTCGTCTCGGTGGTGCACATGTCGAACGTGCTCGGCACGATCAACGACGTGTCCGCGCTGGTCGCCCGGGCCCGCCAGGTCGGCGCGCTGGTCATGCTGGACTGCTCGCAGTCGGTCCCGCATCTGCCGGTCGACGTGCGCGCGCTGGGCGCCGACTTCATCGCGTTCACCGGGCACAAGATGCTCGGCCCGACCGGTATCGGCGTGCTCTGGGGCCGGTACGAGCTGCTCGAACGGATGCCGCCGTTCCTGGCCGGCGGTTCGATGATCGAGACGGTGACGATGGCGGGCACCACGTACGCCGCGCCGCCGGCCCGATTCGAGGCCGGCACCCCGCCGATCACCGAGGCGATCGGGCTCGGGGCGGCCGTCGACTACCTGACCGGGCTGGGGATGGCCAACATCCACCGGCACGAGCAGGAGATCACCCGGTACGCCCTGGAGCAGCTGTCCGCCGTCCCCGGTGTGCGGATCTACGGTCCGGCGAAGCCGGAGGGCCGCGGCGGCACGGTGTCGTTCGGGGTCGACGGGGTACACCCGCACGACGTGGGACAGGTCCTGGACGCGCTCGGTGTCGAGGTTCGGGTCGGCCACCACTGCGCCCGGCCGGTCTGCGCGCGTTTCGCGGTGCCGGCGATGACCCGGGCCTCGTTCTACCTCTACACGACCACGGATGAGATCGACGCGCTGGCACGCGGTCTCGACCAGGTGCGGAAGGTGTTCGGCTGA
- the sufU gene encoding Fe-S cluster assembly sulfur transfer protein SufU: MMLDALYQDIILDHYKNPHGRGLRDPYDGEAHHVNPTCGDEITVRVSADLSNVSYDGLGCSISQASASVLHELLQGRSRQEAAEIHHAFVELMQSRGQIEPDEELLGDGIAFAGVAKFPARVKCALLPWMAFKDAAVRAGVDVGASPEVKA; the protein is encoded by the coding sequence ATGATGCTCGACGCGCTGTACCAGGACATCATCCTGGATCACTACAAGAACCCGCACGGCCGGGGGCTGCGGGACCCGTACGACGGCGAGGCGCACCACGTCAACCCGACGTGCGGCGACGAGATCACCGTGCGGGTGTCGGCCGATCTGTCCAACGTCTCGTACGACGGGCTGGGCTGCTCGATCAGCCAGGCCTCCGCCTCGGTGCTGCACGAGCTGCTGCAGGGCAGGAGCCGGCAGGAAGCGGCGGAGATCCACCACGCGTTCGTGGAGCTGATGCAGAGCCGCGGCCAGATCGAGCCGGACGAGGAACTGCTCGGCGACGGGATCGCGTTCGCCGGGGTGGCGAAGTTCCCGGCCCGGGTGAAATGTGCCCTCCTGCCGTGGATGGCATTCAAGGACGCGGCGGTTCGCGCGGGCGTCGACGTGGGCGCGAGCCCGGAGGTGAAGGCATGA
- a CDS encoding metal-sulfur cluster assembly factor translates to MPAAGVSEVADGAPAGAAVPAGDAAPVKKASVDDIEEAMKDVVDPELGINVVDLGLVYGVHVDDDNVVTLDMTLTSAACPLTDVIEDQTRQALTAGPGGGLVQDFRINWVWLPPWGPDKITDDGREQLRALGFNV, encoded by the coding sequence GTGCCCGCGGCCGGCGTCTCGGAGGTCGCCGACGGCGCGCCGGCCGGCGCGGCCGTGCCCGCGGGCGACGCCGCGCCGGTGAAGAAGGCGTCCGTCGACGACATCGAAGAGGCGATGAAGGACGTCGTCGACCCGGAGCTCGGCATCAACGTCGTCGACCTCGGCCTGGTCTACGGCGTCCACGTGGACGACGACAACGTGGTCACCCTGGACATGACGCTGACCTCGGCGGCCTGCCCGCTGACCGACGTCATCGAGGACCAGACCCGCCAGGCGCTGACCGCGGGCCCGGGTGGCGGCCTGGTGCAGGACTTCCGGATCAACTGGGTGTGGCTGCCGCCGTGGGGGCCGGACAAGATCACCGATGATGGGCGCGAGCAGCTGCGCGCGCTCGGCTTCAACGTCTGA